The proteins below come from a single Tissierella sp. MB52-C2 genomic window:
- a CDS encoding GntR family transcriptional regulator, whose translation MSTRKIRSQSSSKIPSYVPIYNMLYSDIINGLYEEGTILPSESALGEKYKVSRHTIRQALTILTEDGLIYKQQGKGSIITNKSQANYNQEKNIYNIMLECAKKEIDEIDIEYNFSPPTDIAMERLGINANEIVMASNSIYYIEGKPVSHGFFQIPVKYINLLPIDLNKEKDISELINKNIFDMAHSAKLHIRLVLAEENIIQFLDVKENEPIIYIEEILKNEEYEGIARCKYYFIPNYFDINLNL comes from the coding sequence ATGTCCACAAGAAAAATAAGAAGCCAATCCTCATCTAAAATTCCGTCATATGTGCCTATATATAATATGTTGTACTCAGATATTATTAATGGCTTGTATGAAGAGGGAACAATATTACCTAGTGAGAGTGCATTGGGTGAAAAGTATAAGGTTAGCAGACATACCATAAGACAAGCCTTAACTATTTTAACAGAGGATGGGCTAATTTATAAACAACAAGGGAAAGGCAGCATAATAACAAATAAGAGTCAGGCAAATTACAATCAAGAAAAAAATATTTATAATATAATGTTAGAATGTGCTAAAAAAGAAATTGATGAGATTGATATTGAATATAATTTTTCTCCACCGACAGATATTGCAATGGAGAGATTGGGTATAAATGCAAATGAAATTGTAATGGCATCAAATAGTATATACTATATTGAAGGTAAGCCAGTAAGTCATGGATTTTTTCAGATTCCAGTAAAATATATAAATCTACTGCCTATTGATTTGAATAAAGAAAAGGATATATCGGAATTAATCAATAAAAATATTTTTGATATGGCTCACTCTGCTAAACTTCACATTAGATTGGTTTTGGCAGAAGAGAATATTATTCAATTCTTAGATGTAAAAGAAAATGAACCTATAATATATATTGAAGAAATATTAAAAAATGAAGAGTATGAGGGAATTGCCAGGTGTAAATATTATTTTATACCAAATTATTTTGATATAAATTTAAACCTATAG
- a CDS encoding ECF-type riboflavin transporter substrate-binding protein codes for MNKYFKVTTKTIVATGLGAAIFMLLFMYVKIPSPIPETSFQTAYGISAFFATIYGPIAGGLIGFIGHGLSDAVQYGSPWWSWVIASGIASFIFGFAYKNTRVEDGEFKGQDIVKFNVIQVVGNLIAWLLVAPILDILIYAEPVKLVFAQGGIAVVMNSISSGVIGTFFLIAYSSTRTKKGSITKK; via the coding sequence ATGAACAAATACTTTAAAGTAACAACCAAAACCATTGTTGCAACAGGATTAGGTGCTGCAATATTCATGCTTTTATTTATGTATGTAAAAATACCTTCACCAATTCCAGAGACAAGCTTTCAAACGGCATATGGTATATCTGCATTCTTTGCAACAATATACGGACCTATTGCAGGAGGACTTATAGGATTTATAGGACATGGACTTAGTGATGCAGTGCAATATGGTTCACCATGGTGGAGCTGGGTAATTGCAAGTGGAATTGCGAGTTTTATTTTTGGGTTTGCATATAAAAATACTAGGGTAGAAGATGGTGAATTTAAGGGTCAAGATATTGTAAAGTTTAATGTAATTCAAGTAGTTGGAAATCTTATTGCTTGGTTACTAGTTGCACCTATACTTGATATTTTAATCTATGCAGAGCCTGTAAAGCTTGTATTTGCACAGGGAGGAATAGCGGTAGTTATGAACTCCATAAGTTCTGGTGTAATAGGTACATTTTTTCTTATTGCATATTCTTCAACAAGAACAAAGAAAGGCAGTATAACTAAAAAATAA
- a CDS encoding ABC transporter ATP-binding protein codes for MNNKPIIEFNDFTFKYYSQSEPTLHNINLKIYPGEKILIVGPSGSGKSTLGHCLNGLIPFSYKGEISGSLRINGLETKELDIFKLSKFVGTVLQDSDGQFVGLTVGEDIAFGLENDNTENHIMKKRVEEVSKMVDMGNFLSSSPYDLSGGQKQRTALAGVMIDDVDVLLFDEPLANLDPATGKTAIEIIDDIHKESKKTIIIIEHRLEDVLHKNIDRVILVNDGRILSDMNPHQLVSSSVLVDNGIREPLYITALKYAGVEVSEKMMPGHIWSLKIDDNDDKILNWHSSIKEDKENLKGDSFLRLENISFSYNSQTKVLERISFDIKEGEMVAIVGKNGAGKSTLSKLICGFEKQSKGNIYYKNNNIKDMTIKQRAEIIGYVMQNPNQMISENMIYDEIALGLRIRKVSEDEIKKKVDKVLKICGLSPFVDWPISALSYGQKKRVTIATILALDPKIIILDEPTAGQDYKHYSEIMEFLKKINSLGITIIFITHDMHLMLEYTKRAIVLADGKIVADEKPSVILTDKNVIHSANLKETSLFNLAQMAGIKDETKFVQGFIDYERLVGL; via the coding sequence ATGAATAATAAACCGATCATAGAATTTAATGATTTTACATTTAAATATTATAGCCAAAGTGAGCCTACACTTCACAATATTAACTTAAAGATCTATCCTGGGGAAAAAATCCTTATAGTGGGGCCAAGTGGTAGTGGAAAAAGTACCCTTGGACACTGTTTAAATGGACTTATCCCCTTTTCATATAAAGGGGAGATATCAGGTAGTCTAAGAATAAATGGACTTGAGACAAAAGAATTAGATATATTTAAACTATCAAAGTTTGTTGGTACTGTATTACAAGACTCAGATGGTCAATTCGTTGGATTGACTGTAGGTGAAGATATTGCATTTGGATTGGAAAATGATAATACAGAAAATCACATTATGAAAAAAAGGGTAGAGGAAGTATCTAAAATGGTAGATATGGGTAATTTTCTAAGTTCATCTCCTTATGATCTGTCAGGGGGACAAAAGCAGAGAACAGCTTTAGCGGGAGTTATGATAGATGATGTAGACGTTCTTTTATTTGATGAGCCTTTAGCAAATTTAGACCCAGCAACTGGGAAAACTGCCATAGAAATTATAGACGATATTCACAAAGAATCTAAGAAGACAATCATAATAATTGAACATAGGCTAGAAGATGTACTTCATAAAAATATCGATAGAGTTATTTTAGTAAATGATGGACGTATATTATCAGATATGAACCCACACCAGTTAGTTTCTTCTTCTGTGCTTGTTGATAATGGAATAAGAGAACCACTTTATATAACGGCATTAAAATATGCTGGAGTAGAAGTAAGTGAGAAAATGATGCCTGGCCATATATGGAGTCTAAAAATAGATGATAATGATGATAAGATACTTAATTGGCATAGTTCAATAAAAGAAGATAAGGAAAATTTAAAAGGAGATTCATTTTTAAGGCTTGAGAATATTTCATTTTCATATAATTCACAGACAAAAGTGTTAGAAAGAATAAGTTTTGATATTAAAGAAGGTGAAATGGTAGCCATAGTTGGTAAAAATGGTGCAGGGAAATCCACCTTATCTAAACTCATATGTGGATTTGAAAAACAGAGTAAAGGCAATATCTATTATAAAAATAATAATATTAAGGATATGACCATTAAGCAAAGAGCAGAAATCATAGGTTATGTAATGCAAAATCCTAATCAGATGATTTCTGAAAATATGATTTATGATGAAATAGCCCTTGGACTTAGAATTAGAAAAGTAAGTGAAGATGAGATAAAGAAGAAGGTAGATAAAGTTCTTAAAATATGCGGGTTATCTCCTTTTGTGGATTGGCCTATTTCAGCTTTAAGCTATGGTCAGAAAAAAAGAGTTACCATAGCTACAATTCTAGCTTTAGACCCTAAGATTATAATCTTAGATGAACCAACAGCTGGCCAAGATTATAAACATTATTCAGAGATTATGGAGTTTTTAAAGAAAATTAACTCCCTAGGTATAACAATAATATTTATAACTCACGATATGCATCTAATGTTAGAGTATACAAAACGAGCTATTGTATTGGCAGATGGTAAAATAGTGGCTGATGAAAAACCATCAGTGATTCTTACAGATAAAAATGTAATACATAGTGCAAATTTAAAAGAAACCTCTCTTTTCAATCTCGCACAAATGGCTGGTATAAAAGATGAAACAAAATTCGTGCAAGGCTTTATTGATTATGAAAGGTTGGTGGGATTATAG
- a CDS encoding energy-coupling factor transporter transmembrane component T encodes MKNNLFSYNLVDTPIHRLSGLTKLIAFLLLTFAVMFSYDIRVIIGVMIFSFYILKISKIKFSQIKLMIIYVGVFLVTNAIITYLFAPEEGVVIYGTRHEIVHLIGRYSLTWEQIFYQTTKLLKYASVIPLGIIFLLTTNPSEFASSLNRVGVNYKAAYAVALTLRYFPDIQREYVDISLAQQARGLDLSSNAKLKDRFKNALLIIVPLIFSTMDRIELISNAMDLRGFGKHKTRTWYNSKKMHKGDYFSIGISILIFISTILVSVFINKSRFYNPFI; translated from the coding sequence ATGAAAAATAATTTATTTTCATATAATTTAGTCGATACACCAATTCATAGACTTTCTGGTCTTACTAAATTAATAGCATTTTTATTATTAACTTTTGCCGTTATGTTTTCTTACGATATTAGAGTAATTATAGGTGTGATGATTTTTTCTTTCTACATTTTAAAAATATCGAAGATTAAATTTTCTCAAATAAAACTTATGATAATTTATGTTGGAGTATTTTTAGTTACTAACGCTATAATTACTTATTTGTTTGCTCCTGAGGAAGGTGTAGTTATCTATGGGACAAGGCATGAAATAGTTCATTTAATTGGTAGATATAGTTTAACATGGGAGCAAATTTTCTATCAGACGACAAAGCTTTTGAAATATGCTTCAGTAATACCATTAGGAATTATATTTTTATTAACAACAAATCCTAGTGAATTTGCTTCATCCTTAAACAGAGTAGGAGTTAATTACAAGGCGGCTTATGCTGTGGCATTAACTTTGAGATATTTTCCTGATATACAAAGAGAATACGTAGATATAAGTTTGGCTCAACAAGCTAGAGGGCTAGATTTATCAAGTAATGCAAAATTGAAAGATAGATTTAAGAATGCTTTACTTATAATAGTGCCTTTAATATTTTCCACTATGGATAGAATAGAGTTAATTAGTAATGCAATGGATTTAAGAGGTTTTGGAAAACATAAAACAAGAACTTGGTATAATTCCAAAAAAATGCATAAGGGAGATTATTTTTCAATAGGAATTTCGATACTAATTTTTATATCAACTATTTTAGTATCTGTATTTATCAATAAAAGTAGATTTTACAATCCATTTATTTAA
- a CDS encoding S-adenosyl-l-methionine hydroxide adenosyltransferase family protein, whose product MKPILVFQTDFTYKEGAVCAMYGVVKTVDRSLEIIDGTHEIPQYDIWSGSYRLFQSMKFWPEGTIFVSVVDPGVGTKRRACVARTSDGYYVVTPDNGSLTHLKKWVGIEEVREIDESVNRLKGKDTEGVSIFHGRDLFGYCAARLASGIITYEEVGQSYPVEEIVELPTHESVIEKGCVKGMFEIGDPNFGNLWTNILLKDFNEAGFNYGDRIKVKISHKGELKFEETLLFERSFGYAEVGEALIYNNELMKISVAVSQGSFAEKYSISYGPEWTVEFSK is encoded by the coding sequence ATGAAGCCAATTTTAGTTTTTCAGACAGATTTTACTTATAAAGAAGGTGCTGTTTGTGCAATGTATGGAGTTGTTAAAACAGTAGATAGATCCCTTGAGATAATCGATGGAACTCACGAAATACCACAATACGACATATGGAGTGGATCCTATAGATTATTCCAATCCATGAAGTTCTGGCCAGAAGGTACAATATTTGTATCTGTAGTTGACCCTGGTGTAGGAACTAAGAGAAGAGCTTGTGTAGCAAGAACTTCAGATGGATATTATGTTGTTACTCCAGACAATGGTTCTTTAACTCATTTGAAGAAGTGGGTAGGAATTGAAGAAGTAAGGGAAATCGATGAAAGTGTAAATAGGTTAAAGGGCAAAGACACAGAAGGAGTTAGTATATTCCATGGTAGAGACCTATTTGGATATTGTGCTGCAAGACTTGCAAGTGGAATAATTACTTATGAAGAAGTAGGGCAATCATATCCAGTAGAAGAAATAGTAGAACTACCTACACATGAATCAGTAATAGAAAAAGGTTGCGTGAAAGGAATGTTTGAAATAGGAGATCCTAACTTTGGAAACCTATGGACTAATATTCTATTGAAGGATTTCAATGAAGCAGGCTTCAATTATGGAGATAGAATAAAAGTAAAAATAAGTCACAAGGGTGAATTGAAATTTGAAGAGACTTTACTATTTGAAAGATCTTTTGGTTATGCAGAAGTAGGGGAAGCTTTAATATATAATAATGAATTAATGAAAATAAGTGTAGCAGTAAGTCAAGGTAGCTTTGCAGAAAAATATTCTATAAGCTATGGTCCAGAGTGGACTGTGGAATTCAGTAAGTAG